The Candidatus Hydrogenedentota bacterium genome includes a region encoding these proteins:
- a CDS encoding acyl-CoA dehydrogenase family protein, which produces MQDVLLTNEERALKQEVREFVKNEVPPDLLKKMDRDEIEYPADYVRALGRRNLLGLRFSPKYGGRGLGWTAEIAALEEIGVLGMALGCAFSMPSIVGEALHTFGTEEQKERYLRPLLKGEIISAEALTEPRGGTDFFGATTKAELKDGHFTVRGQKRFVVGAACADFFLVYCNTNPTGRQHERISLLLIEKDRPGVETKYLYRLMGTRGGGTGRIIFKDVVVPEANLIGGLNQGAEIFNTMMVPERLTSAGGALGLARAALTVATHYTDRRYAFGKKIRTFQGVSFKVAEAITKLDAARALTIAAGKAVDQRVPSARRMVSEAKKFATEACWDVCNLAMQVVGGIGYTNIFPIERMVRDARLAQIWTGTNEIMSLLIQHEFYREVLDDPNPARASELDAEAADLADEKVYEDEEMWTKGW; this is translated from the coding sequence TTGCAGGATGTGCTTTTGACCAATGAAGAACGGGCGCTGAAGCAGGAAGTGCGGGAGTTCGTGAAGAACGAGGTGCCGCCGGACCTGCTTAAAAAGATGGATCGCGACGAAATCGAGTATCCCGCGGACTATGTCCGGGCCTTAGGCAGGCGCAATCTGCTCGGCCTTCGGTTTTCGCCGAAATACGGAGGTCGCGGCCTCGGTTGGACGGCGGAAATTGCGGCGCTCGAGGAAATCGGCGTGTTGGGCATGGCGCTGGGATGCGCGTTTTCGATGCCGTCCATCGTGGGCGAGGCGCTGCATACCTTTGGGACCGAAGAACAGAAGGAACGCTATCTGCGGCCATTGCTGAAAGGGGAAATTATCTCGGCGGAGGCATTGACGGAACCGCGCGGCGGTACGGATTTCTTCGGCGCGACGACGAAGGCGGAACTTAAAGACGGCCATTTTACGGTGCGCGGGCAGAAACGATTTGTCGTGGGCGCGGCTTGCGCGGATTTCTTCTTGGTCTACTGCAACACGAATCCGACCGGCAGGCAGCACGAGCGGATCAGTCTCCTGCTTATCGAGAAAGACCGCCCCGGTGTGGAAACGAAATACCTGTATCGTCTGATGGGCACGCGGGGCGGAGGCACCGGCCGCATTATCTTCAAGGATGTCGTGGTGCCGGAAGCGAACCTCATCGGTGGACTGAATCAAGGCGCGGAAATCTTCAACACGATGATGGTGCCCGAACGACTGACCTCGGCGGGCGGCGCGTTGGGTCTGGCCCGCGCGGCGTTGACGGTCGCGACGCATTACACCGACCGCCGGTATGCGTTCGGCAAGAAAATTCGCACCTTCCAGGGCGTCAGTTTCAAGGTGGCCGAGGCCATCACGAAACTCGATGCCGCGCGCGCGTTGACCATCGCGGCGGGAAAGGCCGTTGACCAACGCGTTCCGAGCGCCCGACGGATGGTCAGCGAGGCCAAGAAATTCGCGACGGAGGCCTGTTGGGACGTGTGCAATCTGGCGATGCAGGTGGTGGGCGGCATCGGCTACACGAACATCTTTCCGATCGAGCGCATGGTGCGCGACGCGCGCCTTGCGCAAATCTGGACGGGCACGAACGAAATCATGAGCCTGCTCATTCAGCACGAGTTCTACCGCGAAGTGCTCGACGACCCGAATCCGGCGCGCGCCAGCGAACTCGACGCCGAAGCGGCGGATCTCGCCGACGAAAAAGTCTACGAGGACGAGGAGATGTGGACCAAGGGGTGGTAA
- a CDS encoding sugar kinase, with translation MDIVTFGEAMVRLSPPDFHRLEQTNRLDVRIGGAELNVAVAASRLGLKTRWVSRLTRNPLGRMIANEARKHGVDTQHVVWTPDDRVGLYFVEFGASPRPSSVLYDRAGSAISRIAPGMVDWDAALAGARLFHCSGITPALGELAAAVTLEALQTAKRAGCIISYDLNYRAKLWSAEKARAVQEPMMEFVDILISTEEDTKKVFGIQGDVSVDDDSFRAISSETYAAVAKKLAERFAFKAVAITLREDISVWRNTWGAVAYADGRIYEGPRFEVEIVDRVGGGDSFSAGFLYGILTEGVEYGLRFGNAFSALAHSIPGDFNYSTKEEAEALIKGGNMRIRR, from the coding sequence ATGGATATCGTGACATTCGGCGAGGCCATGGTGCGGCTGTCGCCGCCGGACTTTCATCGGCTTGAACAGACGAACCGTCTCGATGTGCGCATCGGCGGCGCCGAATTGAATGTGGCCGTCGCGGCGAGCCGCCTGGGATTGAAGACGCGGTGGGTGTCGCGGCTCACGCGGAATCCGCTGGGCCGCATGATTGCCAACGAGGCGCGCAAACACGGCGTGGACACGCAACATGTCGTTTGGACGCCCGACGATCGCGTTGGGCTGTATTTCGTCGAGTTCGGCGCGTCGCCGCGGCCCAGTTCGGTTCTGTACGACCGGGCGGGTTCGGCCATCAGCCGGATCGCGCCGGGCATGGTGGATTGGGATGCCGCGCTGGCGGGCGCGCGGCTGTTCCATTGCTCCGGAATTACGCCCGCGCTGGGCGAGTTGGCCGCCGCCGTCACGCTTGAGGCCTTGCAGACGGCGAAACGGGCGGGATGCATAATCTCCTACGATCTCAACTATCGCGCCAAATTGTGGAGCGCCGAAAAGGCTCGCGCCGTGCAGGAACCGATGATGGAGTTCGTGGATATCTTGATCTCGACCGAGGAAGACACAAAGAAAGTCTTCGGCATTCAGGGGGACGTATCGGTGGACGATGATTCGTTTCGCGCGATCTCGTCGGAGACGTATGCGGCGGTTGCGAAAAAACTGGCCGAACGGTTCGCGTTCAAGGCGGTGGCGATTACGCTGCGCGAGGACATCAGCGTCTGGCGCAACACATGGGGCGCGGTGGCCTATGCGGACGGTCGCATCTACGAGGGGCCGCGGTTCGAGGTCGAAATCGTGGATCGCGTGGGCGGCGGCGATTCCTTCAGCGCCGGCTTTCTCTACGGCATACTGACGGAAGGGGTCGAATACGGCCTGCGGTTCGGCAATGCCTTCAGCGCGCTGGCCCACTCGATTCCCGGCGATTTCAACTACAGCACGAAAGAGGAGGCCGAAGCGTTGATCAAGGGCGGCAACATGCGGATTCGTAGATAA
- a CDS encoding SGNH/GDSL hydrolase family protein has product MKTGLCRGLRGAKFFPLILFAAMAPFLAFEGYLRLTEESGSDDYLPRAPVFEEQEDVVVIHHPAGWVMESSMELRNPKPADTVRIFVFGGSAAAGLIGKRQDETKAIESPFVEESYSEVLEKALPERDRSRRFEVMNFSVPGWGSYRILPLLRESLRHAPDYVIVEAGNNEVAEGMMYERWKRSRALRGFRTLVYLAKMTRANTGPLAGNWQGAAASDFTITEEDARKLLDESRNNMRTMAEACQQAGIPLLFVVEGSNLRYTDVECTGFGDRRFGAWNRILNRRGGGMGHVDPLEFRKALGEINAQLAMKTNDIWEKSYLHFLKGKAHDGLGEFAAAREAYKASRDLATFSVRAPGPFNDFVRDLGKRSDVFVVDAEAAFQDVMPDGIPDGRIFYDNCHPKSEGHRIIAELLLSVIERHMGLEPKADPPGVIAALRETLRDAPILYDTKPVP; this is encoded by the coding sequence ATGAAAACAGGATTGTGCCGCGGACTGCGAGGCGCAAAATTCTTTCCGTTGATCCTGTTTGCCGCCATGGCGCCCTTTCTGGCCTTCGAGGGGTACTTGCGGCTTACCGAGGAATCCGGCAGCGACGATTACCTTCCCCGCGCGCCGGTCTTCGAGGAGCAAGAGGACGTTGTCGTTATCCATCATCCCGCGGGATGGGTGATGGAATCCAGCATGGAATTGAGGAATCCCAAGCCGGCGGACACGGTCCGAATTTTCGTGTTTGGCGGATCGGCGGCGGCCGGTCTTATCGGCAAGCGCCAGGATGAAACAAAAGCCATAGAATCGCCCTTTGTCGAGGAATCCTATTCGGAGGTTCTTGAGAAAGCCCTTCCGGAAAGGGATCGATCCCGCCGATTCGAGGTGATGAATTTCAGCGTTCCGGGTTGGGGAAGTTACCGCATATTACCATTGCTCCGGGAGAGCCTGCGCCATGCGCCCGACTATGTGATCGTAGAGGCCGGCAATAACGAGGTGGCTGAGGGAATGATGTACGAACGTTGGAAACGTTCGCGGGCGCTCCGGGGTTTCCGGACGCTGGTCTATTTGGCCAAGATGACTCGTGCAAATACCGGTCCTTTGGCGGGAAACTGGCAAGGCGCCGCCGCGTCGGATTTTACAATCACGGAAGAGGACGCGCGGAAATTGCTGGATGAATCCCGGAACAACATGCGTACAATGGCCGAAGCATGCCAGCAGGCGGGGATCCCTCTCCTCTTTGTCGTCGAAGGATCGAATCTGAGGTATACGGATGTGGAGTGCACCGGTTTTGGGGATCGCCGGTTCGGCGCCTGGAACAGGATCCTCAACCGTCGCGGCGGGGGAATGGGGCACGTGGATCCGTTGGAATTTCGGAAAGCCCTCGGGGAAATAAACGCGCAATTGGCCATGAAAACGAACGATATCTGGGAAAAATCCTACCTTCATTTTTTGAAGGGCAAAGCGCACGATGGGTTGGGTGAATTCGCCGCCGCGCGCGAGGCATACAAGGCATCGCGCGATCTGGCCACGTTCAGCGTGCGCGCTCCGGGGCCTTTCAACGACTTTGTTCGGGATTTGGGCAAGCGTTCGGATGTGTTTGTGGTCGATGCGGAAGCGGCCTTTCAGGATGTGATGCCCGACGGCATTCCCGATGGCCGGATCTTTTACGACAACTGCCACCCGAAATCCGAGGGACACCGCATCATTGCGGAATTGCTGCTGTCGGTCATCGAACGACACATGGGGCTTGAACCGAAGGCGGACCCGCCCGGGGTTATCGCCGCCCTGCGGGAAACCCTGAGGGATGCGCCGATCCTCTACGACACCAAGCCGGTTCCGTGA
- a CDS encoding metallophosphoesterase: MKGLPLIVAGRRIRIHWKAPVAAVRFLCGLSAMGVMILLAAETWAREPDGTLGLIRAPHNGRPALVGKTSEFDVMLREKADLRIEVGGSPVPLAVQWREMRGIWHGRCRLPDGVAEGGYTLEAVAGDKTDRNVRSVFVYASFPESYRFALLTDIHIGAQREWGNGADIFRKAVETVNASNAAFAALTGDLTHDATPEQYAAFIEVLDTCTLPTFLCPGNHDRGAGDYDRVFGETVYTFNFGPDAYLSYDTKDYVIADEWGAQNGELELLRRAMRPARWSIGLTHRYDVSMGMRAQLALFVDCPLDHLVFGHWHRENKEGEKAVPWGATPFTVTPAAIDGYWRLFEISANGIKPEPPRRFLAVP, translated from the coding sequence ATGAAGGGATTGCCATTGATCGTCGCGGGAAGGCGAATTCGAATCCATTGGAAGGCGCCCGTCGCCGCAGTTCGTTTTTTGTGCGGGTTGTCGGCGATGGGAGTGATGATCCTGCTTGCCGCGGAAACATGGGCGCGCGAACCGGACGGCACGCTCGGACTCATCCGCGCGCCGCACAACGGCCGGCCGGCGCTGGTGGGCAAGACATCCGAATTCGACGTTATGCTCCGCGAGAAAGCGGATCTCCGCATCGAGGTCGGGGGTTCCCCGGTTCCGCTGGCCGTCCAATGGCGCGAAATGCGCGGGATCTGGCACGGCCGCTGCCGGTTGCCCGATGGCGTCGCCGAAGGAGGTTACACACTGGAGGCGGTTGCCGGCGACAAGACGGACCGAAACGTCCGGTCCGTGTTCGTTTACGCCTCGTTTCCCGAGAGTTACCGGTTTGCGCTATTGACGGACATCCATATCGGCGCTCAACGCGAGTGGGGCAACGGAGCAGATATTTTCCGAAAGGCCGTCGAAACGGTCAATGCGTCGAACGCGGCGTTCGCGGCGCTGACGGGCGATCTCACGCACGACGCCACGCCGGAACAGTATGCCGCGTTCATCGAAGTCCTCGATACGTGCACGTTGCCGACCTTCCTGTGTCCGGGCAATCACGACCGCGGGGCGGGCGATTACGATCGCGTGTTCGGCGAAACGGTGTATACATTCAATTTCGGCCCGGACGCCTATTTGTCTTACGACACCAAGGATTATGTGATCGCGGACGAATGGGGCGCCCAGAACGGCGAACTCGAATTGCTTCGGCGTGCGATGCGGCCCGCGCGCTGGTCCATCGGACTGACGCACCGGTACGATGTTTCGATGGGCATGCGTGCGCAACTGGCTCTGTTTGTGGATTGCCCGCTCGATCATCTCGTTTTCGGCCATTGGCATCGCGAAAACAAGGAGGGGGAAAAGGCGGTGCCGTGGGGCGCGACGCCGTTTACCGTGACGCCTGCCGCCATTGACGGGTACTGGCGGTTGTTCGAAATTTCGGCCAATGGCATCAAACCCGAACCGCCCCGGCGATTTCTGGCGGTCCCGTAG
- a CDS encoding type II toxin-antitoxin system HicB family antitoxin, whose translation MPKYELIIYWSDEDKAFIVEVPELPGCMADGASYREALENVEIVIAEWIETAKKLGRTVPRPKGRLLYA comes from the coding sequence GTGCCAAAATATGAACTTATCATCTATTGGAGCGACGAGGATAAAGCGTTTATTGTGGAAGTTCCCGAATTGCCGGGGTGCATGGCCGATGGCGCATCGTATCGGGAAGCGCTTGAAAATGTTGAAATTGTGATTGCGGAATGGATTGAAACGGCGAAGAAGCTCGGCCGCACAGTGCCTCGGCCCAAGGGACGCCTGCTTTACGCCTGA
- the recA gene encoding recombinase RecA, translated as MEPRKGDERGKALSVAVAQLEKQFGRGTLVRLGDDHFVQAGKTISTGSLSLDIATGLGGLPTGRVVEVFGPESSGKTTLALHVVANAQREGGIACYIDAEHALDPTFATKIGVDIDNLLVSQPDTAEQALEICETLVRSNAVDVIVIDSVAALVPKAEVEGEMGDAHVGLQARLMSQALRKLTAAISRSKTLVIFINQLREKIGVMFGNPETTTGGRALKFYASMRIDVRRISSIKEHEQDVGNRVKAKVVKNKLGPPFKVSEFDILFDEGISKEGDILDLAVAEKLVQKSGSWFSYNGENLGQGREATRQYLKANPDVTAKLRQQILAAKGITWIVSDAVAPEEAKSGAK; from the coding sequence ATGGAACCCCGAAAGGGCGATGAGCGCGGCAAGGCGTTGTCGGTGGCGGTAGCGCAGTTGGAGAAGCAGTTCGGGCGGGGAACGCTGGTTCGTCTGGGCGACGATCATTTTGTGCAGGCCGGGAAGACCATTTCGACCGGCAGTCTTTCGCTGGACATCGCGACGGGACTGGGCGGATTGCCGACGGGCCGGGTGGTCGAGGTGTTTGGTCCGGAATCGTCGGGCAAGACGACGCTGGCGCTGCATGTGGTGGCGAACGCCCAGCGGGAAGGGGGCATTGCATGCTACATAGACGCCGAACATGCCTTGGATCCGACATTCGCGACGAAGATCGGCGTGGACATAGACAATCTCCTGGTTTCGCAGCCGGACACGGCGGAACAGGCGCTTGAAATTTGCGAAACGCTGGTGCGCAGCAATGCGGTGGACGTGATCGTGATAGACTCGGTGGCGGCCCTTGTGCCGAAGGCGGAAGTCGAGGGCGAAATGGGTGACGCGCATGTCGGTTTGCAGGCGCGGCTGATGTCGCAGGCGCTGCGGAAATTGACGGCGGCCATCAGCCGGTCGAAGACACTCGTCATCTTTATCAACCAGTTGCGCGAAAAAATCGGGGTGATGTTCGGTAATCCCGAAACGACGACCGGCGGCCGCGCATTGAAGTTCTACGCCAGCATGCGCATAGACGTGCGCCGCATTTCAAGCATCAAGGAGCACGAGCAGGACGTCGGCAACCGCGTCAAAGCCAAGGTGGTGAAGAACAAACTGGGCCCGCCCTTCAAGGTTTCGGAATTTGATATTCTCTTCGACGAGGGCATTTCGAAAGAAGGCGATATTCTCGATTTGGCCGTGGCGGAGAAACTGGTGCAGAAAAGTGGATCCTGGTTTTCGTACAACGGCGAGAATCTGGGCCAAGGCCGCGAAGCCACCCGGCAATATTTGAAGGCCAATCCGGATGTGACCGCCAAGTTGCGCCAGCAAATTCTTGCGGCAAAAGGCATTACCTGGATCGTTTCGGATGCCGTCGCGCCGGAAGAGGCCAAATCCGGAGCCAAATAA
- a CDS encoding 4Fe-4S binding protein translates to MGHHVNVEREYRLLRQQMDRNVCPVPDSPAILGILRILYSPDEAAFAAKLPIKPTRIGKLVPKFAMPEDELRGKLTDLAERGLVFDFERKGERYYSLPPVLGGIYEYVMMRARDDLPMEELSRLFDEYMNADRKHLEAVYSGETQFARAFVREEALPEEDHSEILDYERVSRMIESASLLTIALCPCRHTKSHLGTACDRPQRTCISLNKGAESVLHSGISERIDKREALRIVDECKTAGLVQVGDNVQRNSSFVCNCCSCCCTLFNGARTLGIGHAIVTSNWMAELDTEKCTGCGRCVASCPMHALATPEKGGKTTLNAAACLGCGVCYTMCRSDALRMKARDRRVFTPETTFDMIGHMAIERGKVAEMLFDDPERLSHRALGRLLRLLETSPPWKAAMAVRPLRSTFLNTMLKLARESKE, encoded by the coding sequence ATGGGACATCACGTCAACGTTGAACGCGAGTACCGGTTGCTGCGCCAACAAATGGACCGCAACGTCTGCCCCGTTCCGGATTCGCCGGCCATACTCGGCATTCTGCGGATTCTCTATTCGCCGGACGAGGCGGCCTTTGCAGCCAAACTACCCATCAAACCCACGCGCATCGGGAAACTTGTCCCGAAGTTCGCCATGCCGGAAGACGAATTGCGCGGGAAATTGACCGATCTGGCCGAACGCGGACTCGTGTTCGATTTCGAGCGCAAGGGTGAACGGTACTATTCGCTGCCGCCCGTGCTCGGCGGCATCTACGAATACGTCATGATGCGCGCGCGGGACGACCTCCCGATGGAAGAGTTGTCGCGCCTGTTCGACGAGTACATGAACGCCGATCGCAAGCATCTCGAGGCGGTGTATTCCGGGGAAACGCAATTCGCGCGGGCATTCGTCCGCGAAGAGGCGCTGCCGGAAGAGGACCACTCCGAGATCCTCGACTATGAGCGCGTAAGCCGGATGATCGAGTCGGCCTCCTTGCTTACCATCGCCTTGTGCCCTTGCCGGCACACGAAGAGTCATCTTGGCACGGCCTGCGACCGGCCGCAACGGACCTGCATCTCGCTCAACAAGGGCGCGGAGTCGGTCCTGCACAGCGGCATTTCGGAGCGCATTGACAAGCGGGAAGCCCTTCGCATCGTGGACGAATGCAAGACGGCGGGCCTGGTCCAGGTCGGGGACAATGTCCAGCGCAACAGTTCGTTCGTCTGCAATTGCTGTAGTTGCTGCTGCACCCTGTTCAACGGCGCGCGCACGCTCGGCATCGGCCATGCCATCGTGACCTCCAACTGGATGGCCGAACTCGACACCGAGAAATGCACCGGCTGTGGACGATGCGTAGCCTCGTGTCCCATGCACGCCTTGGCGACGCCCGAAAAGGGCGGGAAAACGACGCTGAACGCGGCGGCATGTCTCGGGTGCGGTGTGTGCTATACGATGTGCCGTTCAGACGCGCTCCGCATGAAAGCGCGCGACCGCCGCGTCTTCACGCCGGAAACGACCTTCGACATGATCGGCCACATGGCCATCGAGCGCGGCAAGGTCGCCGAGATGCTCTTCGACGATCCCGAACGCCTGAGCCACCGCGCACTGGGCCGGCTGCTGCGCCTACTCGAAACATCACCCCCGTGGAAGGCCGCCATGGCCGTCCGCCCGCTGCGCTCCACCTTCCTGAACACCATGCTCAAGCTCGCGCGCGAATCCAAAGAATAA
- a CDS encoding ectonucleotide pyrophosphatase/phosphodiesterase, with protein sequence MKSKKCFRVAILMAAIMTTVFAQAADRRPGHVVVVGIDGMRGDSVEQAQTPNMRALMARGVSTMKAAAVLPTVSSPNWASVLMGALPDTHKVLSNDWQPGQTPPFPTLFDVLRNRYKKAHMAAIYEWAGFGRLFNHVSVDFCASAIMDAVKPDPNISPALRMTTKAAEVIKINKPLFTFLHLDLVDHAGHASGYGSPEYLAAVSEADRLLGQILQAVADAGITDKTAVFVLSDHGGKDKRHGGSSPEETTVPWMAAGPGLAAGKTLAEPISIAQTAPTIARLLRVKCPAAWTQQPIVEAFAKH encoded by the coding sequence ATGAAATCCAAAAAATGTTTTCGCGTGGCAATTCTCATGGCGGCAATCATGACAACAGTCTTTGCGCAGGCGGCAGACAGGCGCCCCGGGCATGTGGTTGTGGTCGGCATTGACGGAATGCGGGGCGATTCGGTCGAACAGGCGCAAACACCGAACATGCGCGCATTGATGGCCCGTGGCGTCTCCACGATGAAGGCCGCGGCGGTCCTGCCCACCGTGAGCAGCCCGAATTGGGCCTCCGTGCTGATGGGCGCCCTTCCCGACACGCACAAGGTCTTGTCCAACGACTGGCAGCCCGGACAAACGCCGCCGTTTCCGACCCTTTTCGATGTGCTCCGGAACCGATACAAGAAAGCGCACATGGCCGCGATCTACGAATGGGCCGGATTTGGCCGGCTTTTCAATCATGTCTCCGTTGACTTTTGCGCTTCGGCGATTATGGACGCCGTCAAGCCCGATCCAAATATTTCGCCCGCACTACGAATGACAACCAAGGCCGCGGAAGTCATCAAGATCAACAAGCCGCTTTTCACATTCCTGCACCTCGACCTCGTTGACCACGCCGGCCACGCCTCCGGATACGGATCGCCGGAATATCTCGCGGCCGTCTCCGAGGCCGACCGATTGCTGGGCCAAATCCTTCAGGCCGTCGCGGATGCCGGCATCACGGACAAGACGGCCGTATTCGTGCTCTCCGATCACGGAGGCAAAGACAAGAGACACGGCGGTTCGAGTCCCGAAGAAACGACCGTCCCGTGGATGGCCGCCGGCCCCGGACTTGCAGCCGGCAAGACGCTTGCCGAACCCATCTCCATTGCCCAGACTGCGCCCACCATCGCCCGGCTCCTGCGCGTCAAATGCCCGGCCGCATGGACCCAACAGCCGATCGTCGAGGCCTTTGCCAAACACTGA